The Pelmatolapia mariae isolate MD_Pm_ZW linkage group LG10_11, Pm_UMD_F_2, whole genome shotgun sequence genome includes a region encoding these proteins:
- the LOC134637811 gene encoding filamin-A-like produces the protein MVPLDIGELDLSQLTVSLTTPSGPEEPCLLKMLRNAHIGISFVPKEIGEHLVNIKKNGHHVPSSPIAVVIKQSGIGDVNRVRVSGPGLSEARTFQPAEFIIHTRDAGEGAAHP, from the exons ATGGTTCCACTGGACATAGGAGAGCTTGACCTCAGCCAGCTGACAGTCTCTCTTACAACACCCTCAGGCCCAGAGGAGCCCTGCCTGCTGAAGATGCTGCGTAACGCTCACATTG GAATCTCGTTTGTTCCCAAGGAGATTGGTGAGCACCTTGTTAACATCAAGAAGAACGGTCATCATGTTCCCAGCAGCCCAATTGCTGTTGTGATCAAGCAGTCAGGGATTGGTGATGTGAACCGTGTGCGTGTGAGTGGACCGGGGCTGAGCGAGGCCAGGACTTTTCAGCCTGCAGAGTTCATCATTCACACTCGTGATGCAG GTGAAGGTGCTGCCCACCCATGA